The nucleotide window TGAGATCCGATGGCCCCCTTGATCTGGCCTTGGTCCCGGATCAGGTCGACCATCTTGGTGCGTTCGAGGACGTCGACCCCCGCCCGCCGGGCGGCATCGACCAGAATGGCATCGAGGACGCGGCGGGGCAGGGAAATACCCGCGGTTCCGGGGGGCACCCCGGCCACCTTGGCAAAGAGTCCGGTCAGCGAGGAGCCTCGGGGCCCGAACACCTGGGTGCCGTAGAGCGGCACGGCGTGGCGAAGGACCTCCGGCAGGACGCCGATCAGGTCGAGTTGCCGGACGGTTTGGGGGCTCATGAACTCGGAGCAGGTCTTTTCTCGGGGAAACACCGCCCGATCCACGGCCACCACTCGAAGCCCGGCCTGGGCCAAACGAATGGCCGCCGCGGCCCCACCGGGCCCGAGGCCCACGATCAGGACGTCGGCCACCGCGCCAGTCCCGCCCCGAAGGCCGCCACCGTCGTGGTGAAGTTCACGAGGTCGTTGTCGAGCCACGCCCACCCCGCCGTCCGGACCGCCCGGGTGCCGCAGCGATGAATCCGCCGCTCGGTCGGTTGGTTACACGCGCCGCACCAGAATCGACCCTGGAGGGCCGAGCCGAGGACCGAATCGAACAACATCCCAACCATTCCGATCGCGGCCGCAGTGACCCCGAGCCTCAGGCTCTGGCTGGCCACCCCGCCCACGGCCCCAATGAAACCAGCCCCCACGACCCCGCCCGTTGTTCCAAGCCACGTGATCCCACCACTCGTCCCCGGCTCCACCACCGTGAACCTGAGAATGTCCCGCGGCGGTCGGCGGCTCCGCCCCCCAAACGACGTAGCCCAGGTATCCGCCGCCGCCGCCGCCAGCACGATGGTCAGCAACCAAATCCCAATGCCAGGCACCCAAAATTCCCCCAGAGCCCCCACCGTCGCGACCCCGCCATTGGCCACGACCTGCCGCCACCCCCGCCCCCCAACATCCACCTGCTCCCCGCCGAGTGCCGAGTGCCGAGCGCCGAGTGCCGAGGCAAATGCCCCAAGCACGGCGCAGCCGGCCCAACCAGTGGGCCAGAGCACCAGCGTCCCGACCATCGTCGCGGCAAGAGCGCCCCACCGACTCAGCGTTCGGGCCCGCCAGGCCACGAGCGCAATGGCTGTGGACACCAGAACCGCCAGGCTGAAGGACATCGCGGGAATCTAACTCCCCTTGGTGTGGCGCATCTCCGACCTTAAGTTGCCCGTCCAGCATGACCTGCCCCAACATCCCGTGAGTATCCCGACCACCGTCCACGCGGTCGTCCCGCTGACGCTGCTCGAAGCGATCCGCAACCTGGACACGCCGCTGAACGATGGCCTTCCCGCCGAGTTCGCGCAGGAGACGTTCGCCAAACGGCTCGGCCTGACCTCGACAGTGGCCGCTCAGATCGAGCGGTACCGGGAGATGGCCGATCGCGGGGCCCAGGTTACCGACGACGAGGCCGTTCAGGTGTTCCGGCTGGTGGGCCGTCGGGCCGACGCCACCCTGGCGTTTTCCGATGCCGGCCGCCGCGCCGCCAGGTACGCCGCCCGGACCCGGGGCGGGACGCCGTCGATGGGGTGGCGGGTGTTTCCGCGGTCGGTTCGGCGCCGAGCGGGTGAACGAGCGGCCGCCCGGGCGCTCCTCAACGTGTTCCGCCTCGAGTTGACCCGCGCACCGACCGGGTTGGCGGTTCGGTTGGCGGATTCTCTGGCCACCCGCGCCGGGTTCGAGGGCGCCGGCTGCTATTTTTATAGCGCCATGGTGGCCGAGATCCTCCGGGTTACCAGCGGGTTTGAGGGATCGATGATCCACGAACGGTGCCGGTCCCGAGGGGACGACGCCTGCCGGTGGAAAACGGCGGAACCAGATCAACGTTGGCAGGAGGCGGGATGAAACACCTGGCCGGGTTGGACCGGATGGCGCTTCGCGACGGCTTGACCACCGCGGGCGCCGAGGGATGGTTGCTGTTTGATTTCCGGGGCACCAACCCGATCGCGCTCCGGATGCTCGGCGTCAAGCCCGGTACCCGGCGGTTGTTCGTCTACCTGCCGAAAGACGGACCACCGATTGCGGTGGCGCACAAGATCGAACTCCAGCAGTTTGCGGAGTTTCCCGGCCGGATCCTTCCGTACGCTCGATGGCAGGAACTGGAGGCGGCGCTCCGCGAGGTGATCGGCGGGAAGACCGTGGCCATGGAAATCTCGAATCGGGATACCGTGCCGTATCTCGACCGGGTGCCGTTCGGGGTGGTCGAAATGATTCAATCCCTCGGCGCGACCGTGGTATCGAGCGGACCGCTGGTGACCCAATTCACGGCTCGATGGTCGGCGTCGGAGACCCGGGACCATCTCGAGGCCGCCGAGGTGGTGGCCCGGGTGGCTAAGCAGGTGATGGCCGAGACGGTCTCCGAGGGTGGGAAATCCGTCACGGAGTCGGGGGTGCAGCGGCGGGTCATCGAGTTGCTCGAACACTCGGGGGTTCGGGTCGATCCCGGTCACCTCCCGATCATCGGCTTTGGGCCCAATGCCGCCAACCCGCACTACGCGCCCGAGGCGGGACACGACCGTACTCTCGGGAACGATGAAGTGGTCCTGATCGACCTGTTCGGCGGGAAGACCCTGGAGACGGTGTTTGCCGATCAGACCTGGATGGGGTTCAGCGGCCGCCAGCCTCCCGAGGAGGTTCTCCGGGTTTGGGACACCGTGCGGGATGCCCGGGATGCCGCGCTAGCCTGCGTGTGGCGGGCGGCGCGGGAGAAACGTCCCATTAGAGGGTTCGAAGTTGATCGGGCGGCCCGGGATGTCATCGAGGGCGCCGGCTATGGCGAGTTTTTCGTCCACCGGACCGGACATTCGATCGATCGCGACCTCCATGGATCCGGGCCCCATTGCGACGACTACGAAACCAGGGACGACCGGTTGATCGTGCCGGGGGTCGGGTTTTCAGTGGAGCCCGGCATCTATCTCCCGGGTCGGTTCGGGGTCCGGAGCGAGGTCAACGTGTTCTGGTCACCCGAGGGTCCGGTCGTCACGCCGAGTGAACTGCAGCGGAATCTGATCTTGCCATAGAGGGTGCGATGCTCGGAGTGTGGTTCAGCGTGGCCATGGCCGCGGCCCCTGCCGACACCGGTTTTCTGGTTCGGGCTGTCCGGTCGTACCGCGCCGACCCGGGCCGATCTCCCGGTCAAACCCATGTCACCGCCTTCCTTCAGATCCCGGCCGATTTGCCAAGTCCCGGCGCGGCCGGGGAAGCGTCGCTGGCCCTCACGGTCAGGATCCTTGATTCGACTGGCGCCGCGCTCTATCCCCAATCCTGGCAGCGCCGGACCTCGGTACCCTTTCCCCGGGGCGACGCCGACCGGCTTGATCTGATCCGGTTTACCCTCGGTGCCGGCCGGTATCGGCTCGAGGCCAGTGTGGTTGATTCGGTCTCGGGACGCCGGCTCGATTCGAGCGCCGAGATCGACGGCTACCCCGAGCCACCCAGTGCGTCCGACTTGATGATCAGTCCGTGGCTTCGTCCCGTGGCCTTGGTCGATACGATTCCCCAGCCCGGCGAGTTCCGCCGGGGTGGTTTGATCCTGGCCATCGCTCCGGAAGTCGTGGTGGGTGGCGCGACCGCTTCGGTGGCCTATCTGCTCGAGACCTACGCCGGTACCGCCACCGACGGCCGGCTGACCCTGGCCTTCCTCGACCGGGGCGGGGCGGAACGCAAGCGGGTGGGACCGACGGCCCTCAAGGTGGTGGCTGGGGTCGGACTCCTGACCGGGCAACTGGAGATCGGGAACTTGGAGGCGGGGTCCTACCGGCTTCGGGCCACCGTTGAATTGGATGGGGTGGCCACGATGCGGGAGGCCTCGTTCGCGGTGGACCCCGCGGTGGCCAATGCGCCGCCGGCCCTGCCGGATGAAACCTACTTTGGCGGGCTGGGCGCCGGCGCGCTCGATCAGGCGTTCGCGCCGCTCTCGGTCATTGCCCGACCGGATCAATTGGCGGCATTCTGGCAGGGCCGCGACCCGACTCCGCAGACCACCGGGAACGAGCGACGGGCCCAGCTCTACGCCGGGGTTGGGTACGCCAATGCGTTCTATGGCGCCGCCCGCCGCCGGCTGGCAGACCGACCGGGGCCGGATCTTTCTGCGGGAGGGGTTGCCGCCCCAGGTGCTCCGGCGGGAACAGCGCGGGACGGTGCCCTGGTATGAGGTCTGGCGGTATTTCGATCCGGTCAGCCGGTTCTACGTCTTCGTCGACCGGGGCCCGTTAGGCGGCGCCATGTTGGTGCGGTCGAATGATGGCCGGGAGCCAGCGGAGCGGCGGTGGCAGGAGATTCTGGCGCCGGCGGGGGTCAAAGAAGTAGTGGCGTTCCTGGGCCGGGCGGTGCTCAGTCCGACCTAGTGGCCGAGGTGTTCAGCCGGCCCGTCGGTAACCCGGGAGACGTCGAGTCGGGTCGGTGCGGGCTCCCGGTGTCCAAAGGGCAGGGTCCGGTCGACGCCCATCGCGACGAACAGCAGCGCCAAATACAGCAGCGAGTAGCGGTACATCTTCCAGGCGGTCGGGGTTACCCCGGGCTCCTTAAGTAACCGCCAGCAATACCACAAGAGCCGGCCGCCCAAGGCCAGCGCCACGAGCCCGTAGACCACCCCCTGGGTGCCCACGATCGTCGGCAGGATCGTGAGCGGCAGAAGTAGGACGGTGTAGGCGAGCATTTGCCGCTTGGTGTATTCGTTGCCTTTGACGACCGGCATCATCGGGACGCCGACCTTGGCGTAGTCGCCCTGTTTGACGAGTGCGAGGGCCCAGAAATGGGGCGGCGTCCAATAGAAGATGATGGCAAACAGAGTCAGGGCCGCGAAGTCGATCGTGTTGGTCATGGCGGCCCATCCGACGAGCGGCGGGAACGCACCGGCCGCGCCGCCGATCACGATATTGAGGTGGGTGGACCGCTTGAGCCACACGGTGTAGATGAACACGTAGAAGAGAAATCCGCCGAGGGCGAGCCACGCCGAAAGCGGATTGACCAGGTTCCAGAAGAGCGCAAAGGCAATGGTAGCGAGCGAGAGGCCGAAGGCGAGGCCAGCGCCGGCCGAGAGCCGGCCCGAAGGAATCGGGCGGCTCTGGGTCCGGGCCATCAGCCGATCGATGTCGCGGTCAAACCACATGTTGACCGTGTTGGCCCCACCCGCCATCAAATAGCCCGCGAGCGCCACCCAGCCAATCAGACTCCAACTCGGGATGCCCTGGTCGGTGATGAACATCGGGGCGATCGTCGTCAGCAACAGCAACGAAATGATTCGGGGCTTGGTCAGGGTTACGAGATCGGCGAGAAGAGACACAGTGGCAGTCGGCGCTTGAGGGATCGAGGGCTATCGGGGCCTCTGGGGGAAGAATATACTTGGGCTCGGCGGTAACTGCTCGGCACTCGGCTTGGGGATGGGAGTTCTATGACGGAGCGGCTTCCTCGGACCATCGGGCTGTTCTCGGCGGTGGCGATCATCGTGGGGACGACGATTGGGTCGGGTATTTTCCGGGTGCCGGCCCGGGTGGCCGGATTGGTGGGCGAGCCGGGTGTCGTCTTGCTGGCGTGGGTCATTGGCGGGGCGCTGGCGTTGTTCGGCGCGTTGACGGTGGCGGAGTTGGCGGCGGCGTCGCCGCGGTCCGGGGGGCTGTTCGCGTACATCGACGAGGCCTTTGGGCCGATGCCGGCGTTTCTGTTCGGCTGGTCGCAACTGTCGGTCATTCGGGCCTCGGCGCTCGGCAGTATTGCCACCATCTTTGCCGAATATCTCGGCTATTTCACCAAGTTCACGCCCCAGGAAGTCCGCTACGCGGCGGCCGCCACCATTCTCGTGGTGGCGCTGATCAATTATCTCGGCGTCAAGTACGCCTCCCGGGTCATGGGCGTGGCCACGATCGCGAAGTATGCGGGCATGGTCGGGCTGGTGGTGCTGGCGTTTTCCGTCGGCGATGGCAATTGGAGCAACTTCTCGCACTCCGGGAGTGCGACCACCACCACGTTCAGTCTTTCCATGGTGGCGTCGGCGCTGGTCTCGATCATGTGGGCGTACGATGGGTGGGCTGATTTGTCGTATATCGGCGGCGAGATCAAGAACCCCGGCCGGAATTTCCCGGTGGCCCTGATTGCCGGGACCATCCTGATCATCGCGATCTACCTGCTCCTCAATGCGGCCTACATCTATTTGGTGCCGATATCGGAAATGGCCGGCCAGCCACTGATCGCGGCCACCGCGGCCAGCCGGATTCCGATCCTGGGTGGGGCGGGGGCTGGAATCGTCTCGGCGATCGTGATGATTTCCTGCTTCGGCACCCTGAACGGCTCGATGCTGACCAATCCGCGGATCTTCTTTGCCATGGCCGACCGGGGGCTCTTTTTCAAGGGCGTGGCCCGGGTCAGCCCCAAGTTCCAGACCCCGTCGGTTGCGATTTGGCTGGCGGCGTTCCTCGGGTGCGCGTACGTCATGTTCAACGACTTCCAGCAGCTGGCCGATCGCTTCGTGCTCGGGATCTGGCCCTTCTACATCCTGGCCATCTTGGGCGTATTCGTGATGCGGAAGAAGTACCCGAACCTCGAACGGCCCTACCGGACCATCGGCTACCCGGTCGTCCCGATCGTGTTTCTGCTGGCGGCCACCGGGATGGTCATCAACGCCCTGGTGACGGACCCGATCAACACGGGTGTTACCTTCGTGATCCTGGGCGCGGGAATTCCGCTCTACTATTTGACGCTCGGGCGGAAGCGGGCCTGAACGCGGTTGCGGGATCGATACCACTCGCAACTTGACCGTTTGGCCCCCGTCCGTATGTTTGTCCCGTCGGTTACTGGCCACGTTGTCCCCCCCCCGGAGTTGCCATGCGGGTTTTCCTGCGGAATACTTTCTATCTTGCTGTGGTAATTGGCCTTAGCCTCGTGATCGTCGGCCAGGTTGCGGCCCAGGGTGTCACCAGCTCGGCGGTAACCGGGGTGGTGACCAAGGAAGGGGGCGTTCCTCTCGAGGGCGCGCTGGTGTCGATCACCAACCTGTCGACCGGCACCCGGCTCGCCACTACCACCGCCAAGAGTGGCCGTTTCAACTTCGAAAACGTGCCGCCGGGCGGCCCGTTCACGATTGCGATCCGCGCCATTGGGTTCGAGCCGGCGACCAAGACGGGGGTGATGCTGACTCTCGGGCAACGGTACCCAATCAACCTCGAACTCGCCGCCCGGGTCATTACGCTCCAAGAACTGACGGTGGTGGCCGCGACCAACCCGCTCATCAACGCGGGCCGGACCGGCCCGGCGCAGATCGTGACCGACACCGCGATTCAGCGCTATCCGTTGCTGGGCCGGAACTTCACGGACCTGATCCGGACCAGCCCGCAGGTGACCATTGGGACCTCGGTCGGCGGCCAGAACAGCCGCTTCAATGCAATCTTGATCGACGGCGGGGTGAACAATGACGTCTTCGGGCTCTCCTCCGGCGGTACCCCGGGTGGCAGCGCCGGTGCCAAGCCGATTTCGCTCGAAGCCATCCAGGAATTTCAGATCCTGGTGGCGCCGTTCGACGTCCGGCAGGGCAGCTTCTCGGGTGGCTTGATCAACGCCATCACCAAGTCCGGCACCAACGGTTTCCATGGCTCGGTCTTCGGATACATGCAGCGTCCCGAGCTGGTCGGCGCCGACACCGGCGGGGTCAAGTTTTCCAGGTTTGACATCAAGCAATACGGCGGCACCATCGGCGGCCCGATCATCAAGAACAAACTCCATTTCTTCGGGAGCGCCGACATTCAGGCCTCGACGACGCCATTTGTCGGCCTTTCCGCGACCGAGCCGGCGACCGGCATCACGGTCGCCACGGCGGAGCGGATCGCCAACATCATCCGGACGAAGTATGGGTTCGATCCGGGTGGCGCCGATGCCCCGGAGAACCTGACGCGCCCGGACAAGAACTTCTTCGGCAAGCTGAATTACCAGATGGGACAGACGTCGCAGCTCGAGTTCTCGTACAACTACGTCCGCGCGAGTTTGGATAATTTCAACCGGAGCAGCCGAAGCGATCCGACCCGCGACGGCTGGCAGTTGTCGAATAGCGGATACAAGATCGGCAATACCACCAATGCCGCCCGGGCGAAATACACCACGCTCCTCGGTGCGGCCAGTCTTGAAGTTCTGCTCGGGTACCAGACCGTC belongs to Gemmatimonadota bacterium and includes:
- a CDS encoding amino acid permease, translating into MTERLPRTIGLFSAVAIIVGTTIGSGIFRVPARVAGLVGEPGVVLLAWVIGGALALFGALTVAELAAASPRSGGLFAYIDEAFGPMPAFLFGWSQLSVIRASALGSIATIFAEYLGYFTKFTPQEVRYAAAATILVVALINYLGVKYASRVMGVATIAKYAGMVGLVVLAFSVGDGNWSNFSHSGSATTTTFSLSMVASALVSIMWAYDGWADLSYIGGEIKNPGRNFPVALIAGTILIIAIYLLLNAAYIYLVPISEMAGQPLIAATAASRIPILGGAGAGIVSAIVMISCFGTLNGSMLTNPRIFFAMADRGLFFKGVARVSPKFQTPSVAIWLAAFLGCAYVMFNDFQQLADRFVLGIWPFYILAILGVFVMRKKYPNLERPYRTIGYPVVPIVFLLAATGMVINALVTDPINTGVTFVILGAGIPLYYLTLGRKRA
- a CDS encoding aminopeptidase P family protein, with translation MKHLAGLDRMALRDGLTTAGAEGWLLFDFRGTNPIALRMLGVKPGTRRLFVYLPKDGPPIAVAHKIELQQFAEFPGRILPYARWQELEAALREVIGGKTVAMEISNRDTVPYLDRVPFGVVEMIQSLGATVVSSGPLVTQFTARWSASETRDHLEAAEVVARVAKQVMAETVSEGGKSVTESGVQRRVIELLEHSGVRVDPGHLPIIGFGPNAANPHYAPEAGHDRTLGNDEVVLIDLFGGKTLETVFADQTWMGFSGRQPPEEVLRVWDTVRDARDAALACVWRAAREKRPIRGFEVDRAARDVIEGAGYGEFFVHRTGHSIDRDLHGSGPHCDDYETRDDRLIVPGVGFSVEPGIYLPGRFGVRSEVNVFWSPEGPVVTPSELQRNLILP
- a CDS encoding protoheme IX farnesyltransferase gives rise to the protein MPQAPTATVSLLADLVTLTKPRIISLLLLTTIAPMFITDQGIPSWSLIGWVALAGYLMAGGANTVNMWFDRDIDRLMARTQSRPIPSGRLSAGAGLAFGLSLATIAFALFWNLVNPLSAWLALGGFLFYVFIYTVWLKRSTHLNIVIGGAAGAFPPLVGWAAMTNTIDFAALTLFAIIFYWTPPHFWALALVKQGDYAKVGVPMMPVVKGNEYTKRQMLAYTVLLLPLTILPTIVGTQGVVYGLVALALGGRLLWYCWRLLKEPGVTPTAWKMYRYSLLYLALLFVAMGVDRTLPFGHREPAPTRLDVSRVTDGPAEHLGH
- a CDS encoding DUF92 domain-containing protein; translation: MSFSLAVLVSTAIALVAWRARTLSRWGALAATMVGTLVLWPTGWAGCAVLGAFASALGARHSALGGEQVDVGGRGWRQVVANGGVATVGALGEFWVPGIGIWLLTIVLAAAAADTWATSFGGRSRRPPRDILRFTVVEPGTSGGITWLGTTGGVVGAGFIGAVGGVASQSLRLGVTAAAIGMVGMLFDSVLGSALQGRFWCGACNQPTERRIHRCGTRAVRTAGWAWLDNDLVNFTTTVAAFGAGLARWPTS